In a genomic window of Flavobacterium crassostreae:
- a CDS encoding retron system putative HNH endonuclease, with protein sequence MRFIRKNQIEPQLLTNLKQRLIAEGKKFSFKELINPDKNDFREILISEQKYLCCYCEQEIENHSLRVVLEHFLPQSKFKVQELDYFNLHLSCTHSNKHCDTVKSDELIVNLLLHPDCASFFKYMPTGEILPNTHEYRSFSDFKANIASLQIRFQAVVHLITVLDLNNLQLVSERKKTFDDLIRVKDTQFDTLDKIEDYLEKENAKANSSRFPSLVEYLLNKQKTKV encoded by the coding sequence ATGAGGTTTATCAGAAAAAATCAGATAGAACCTCAACTTCTTACAAATTTGAAGCAAAGGTTAATTGCAGAAGGAAAAAAATTCTCATTCAAAGAATTAATAAATCCAGATAAAAACGATTTTAGAGAGATACTAATTAGTGAACAAAAGTATTTATGTTGTTATTGTGAGCAAGAAATTGAAAACCATTCTTTAAGGGTTGTTTTAGAACATTTTCTACCACAATCAAAATTTAAAGTTCAAGAGCTTGATTACTTTAATCTTCATTTATCTTGTACCCATTCAAATAAGCATTGTGATACGGTTAAAAGTGATGAGCTTATAGTTAATTTGTTATTACATCCAGATTGCGCTTCATTTTTTAAATATATGCCAACTGGTGAAATTTTACCAAATACACACGAATACAGAAGCTTTTCAGATTTTAAAGCAAATATTGCATCTCTACAAATAAGATTTCAAGCTGTTGTTCACCTTATAACGGTTTTAGACTTAAATAATTTGCAATTAGTAAGTGAGAGAAAAAAAACGTTTGATGACTTGATTAGAGTAAAAGATACACAATTTGATACACTAGACAAAATAGAGGATTATTTAGAAAAAGAAAATGCTAAAGCTAATAGTTCACGTTTTCCTTCACTTGTTGAGTATTTATTAAATAAACAAAAAACAAAAGTTTAG
- a CDS encoding ISAon1 family transposase N-terminal region protein, whose amino-acid sequence MQDSFVDLLKLLLPEIIVEYFELTSYKKEEEILHLYLKEINSIPKEHRQSKLSSKGFFDEITVQDFPIRGHQVYLHITRRRWLNEDTGKVVFRDWNLVADGTRVTQEFASFLKEIHRFQA is encoded by the coding sequence ATGCAAGATTCTTTTGTCGACCTTCTCAAGTTGTTACTTCCTGAAATCATAGTTGAATACTTTGAACTGACTTCCTATAAAAAAGAGGAAGAGATACTTCATCTTTACTTAAAGGAGATTAATTCAATTCCTAAAGAACATCGACAATCAAAATTGAGCTCAAAAGGGTTCTTTGATGAAATAACAGTTCAGGATTTCCCTATTCGTGGGCATCAGGTATATCTTCATATCACTCGAAGAAGATGGCTAAACGAAGATACTGGAAAAGTAGTTTTTAGAGATTGGAATTTAGTAGCAGACGGAACTCGGGTGACACAGGAGTTTGCGTCTTTTTTAAAAGAGATCCATAGATTCCAAGCCTAA